One Cervus canadensis isolate Bull #8, Minnesota chromosome 1, ASM1932006v1, whole genome shotgun sequence genomic window carries:
- the ZFP3 gene encoding zinc finger protein 3 homolog: protein MGTENKEVIPKEEISEESQPHGAFLEKMEEKLPKVVCQGREFGAVCEEDILEGHSGESTEKILRQKSSEERDFASELIIFKKSPSSEKDQEKDESERVCRLSSNLLTRQGDTRVEAVSTFATSGQNFIENLGPNKTHRSSVGEKPHTCKECGKAFNQNSHLIQHMRVHSGEKPFECKECGKTFGTNSSLRRHLRIHAGEKPFACNECGKAFIQSSHLIHHHRIHTGERPYKCEECGKAFSQNSALILHQRIHTGEKPYECNECGKTFRVSSQLIQHQRIHTEERYHECNECGKAFKHSSGLIRHQKIHTGEKPYLCNECGKGFGQSSELIRHQRIHTGDKPYECNECGKTFGQNSEIIRHIRIHTGEKPYVCKECGKAFRGNSELLRHERIHTGEKPYECFECGKAFRRTSHLIVHQRIHTGEKPHQCNECARTFWDNSELLLHQKIHIGEKPYECNECEKTFSQHSQLIIHQRIHTGEKPYECQECQKTFSRSSHLLRHQSVHCME, encoded by the coding sequence ATGGGGACTGAGAACAAGGAGGTAATTCCCAAGGAAGAAATTTCTGAAGAATCTCAGCCACATGGGGCATTTttagaaaaaatggaagaaaaacttCCAAAGGTGGTCTGCCAGGGTCGTGAGTTTGGAGCAGTGTGTGAAGAAGACATATTGGAGGGGCATTCCGGAGAGTCCACAGAAAAGATTCTGAGGCAGAAGTCGTCTGAGGAGAGAGACTTTGCATCAGAGTTGATTATCTTTAAGAAATCACCCTCCAGTGAGAAAGATCAGGAGAAGGATGAGAGTGAGCGAGTCTGCAGACTCAGCTCAAACCTGCTCACACGTCAGGGAGACACCAGAGTAGAGGCAGTTAGCACATTTGCTACTTCTGGCCAGAACTTCATAGAGAATTTAGGACCTAACAAAACACACAGAAGTTCTGTGGGAGAAAAGCCTCATACATGCAAAGAATGCGGGAAAGCCTTTAATCAGAACTCACATCTTATTCAGCATATGAGAGTTCATAGTGGAGAGAAACCCTTTGAATGcaaagaatgtggaaaaacatTTGGAACTAACTCAAGCCTTCGAAGGCACCTGAGAATTCATGCTGGAGAGAAGCCCTTTGCCTGTAATGAATGTGGAAAGGCCTTCATTCAGAGTTCACATCTCATCCACCATCatagaattcacactggagagagaccttataaatgtgaAGAATGTGGTAAAGCCTTCAGTCAGAATTCAGCCCTTATCCTACATCAGAGAATCCACACTGGGGAGAAACCAtatgaatgtaatgaatgtgggaagACCTTTAGGGTTAGCTCACAGCTTATTcagcatcagagaattcatactgaaGAAAGATACCATGAATGCAATGAGTGTGGCAAAGCCTTCAAGCATAGCTCAGGCCTTATCAGACACCagaaaattcatactggagaaaaaccctATCTATGTAACGAGTGTGGGAAAGGCTTTGGGCAGAGTTCCGAGCTCATCCGGCATCAAAGAATTCACACAGGAGACAAACCGtatgaatgtaatgaatgtgggaaaacTTTTGGCCAGAACTCAGAGATAATCAGGCATATTagaattcatactggtgagaagccctacgtttgtaaggaatgtgggaaggcctttagGGGGAACTCGGAACTTCTTAGACAtgagagaattcacactggagagaaaccctatgagtGCTTTGAGTGTGGGAAGGCTTTTAGACGGACCTCTCACCTTATTGTCcaccagagaattcatactggagagaaacctcaTCAGTGTAATGAATGCGCCAGAACCTTTTGGGACAACTCTGAGCTGCTTCTCCACCAGAAAATCCACattggagagaaaccttatgaatgtaatgaatgtgaGAAGACATTCAGCCAGCATTCCCAGCTTATCatacatcagagaattcacacggGAGAGAAGCCTTACGAGTGCCAAGAATGCCAGAAGACCTTCAGTCGGAGCTCTCACCTCCTCCGACATCAAAGTGTCCACTGTATGGAATGA